ACCAATTACCCATTACCGATTATTTAGGAATAACTTACAATTCCTGTAACTCCTTATTTGTAATAACACTAGCTTGTGTACTAGCAACTTTTGCTGCTTGCAACATGGGAGTGTTAGTAACAGAATTATTAGCTAAAGTAAACAAGGGATTGGATAAGATTCCAGAAATGGTAGTAGCTATTAAAGTTACTATCAAACCTACTTGTAAAGGTCTCAGTCCTGGTAAATCCCAACGCACTTGGGGATAATTCTTCACCACGTCGGACATTTCTTGGGGTTCTTTGACTACCATCATCTTAACTACGCGAATGTAGTAATAGATAGAAACCACACTGGTAACTAAACCGAGTAAAACTAACCAGTAAAGACCAGCTTGCCAACCTGCCCAAAATAAGTAAATCTTCCCGAAAAAGCCGGCTAGTGGGGGAATACCACCCAATGATAAGAGAGAAATACTCAAACCCAGTGTTAAAAGTGGGTCTTTTTGATACAAACCAGAGTATTCAGAAATTTGATCTGTTCCTGTTCGCAAAGAGAACAATACTACGCAACTAAAGCCGCACAGGTTCATAAACAGGTACACCAGTAGATAGAAAATCATACTGGAATAGCCGGCATCAGTTCCCGCAATTAAGCCAATCATCACAAACCCAGCTTGGGCAATGGATGAGTAAGCTAACATCCGTTTCATGCTAGTTTGGGCTAGGGCGACAACGTTACCCAGTACCATACTTAGCACCGCAAGGGCGGTGAAAACAAATCTCCACTCATCTGCCACGATAGGGAAAACGGTGGTCAAGAGACGGATAGCTAGGGCAAGTCCTGCGGCTTTAGAACCAACGGATAAAAAGGCGATAACTGGAGTTGGTGCGCCTTCATAAACGTCCGGTGTCCATTGGTGGAAGGGTGCAGCGGAGATTTTGAAAC
The DNA window shown above is from Anabaena sp. WA102 and carries:
- a CDS encoding NAD(P)H-quinone oxidoreductase subunit N, translating into MDFANFASQLNAGTILPEGIVMITLLGVLIVDLILGRTSARWIAYLAIAGLTAAIIALYFQWDTTNPIAFTGSFNGDDLSIVFRGIIALSAMSTILMSIRYVEQSGTPLAEFIAILMTATLGGMFLSGANELVMIFISLEALSISSYLLTGYTKRDPRSNEAALKYLLIGASSTAVFLYGVSLLYGLSGGQTELSAIAQGIATANVGQSLGLVIALVFVIAGIGFKISAAPFHQWTPDVYEGAPTPVIAFLSVGSKAAGLALAIRLLTTVFPIVADEWRFVFTALAVLSMVLGNVVALAQTSMKRMLAYSSIAQAGFVMIGLIAGTDAGYSSMIFYLLVYLFMNLCGFSCVVLFSLRTGTDQISEYSGLYQKDPLLTLGLSISLLSLGGIPPLAGFFGKIYLFWAGWQAGLYWLVLLGLVTSVVSIYYYIRVVKMMVVKEPQEMSDVVKNYPQVRWDLPGLRPLQVGLIVTLIATTISGILSNPLFTLANNSVTNTPMLQAAKVASTQASVITNKELQEL